A genomic segment from Alteribacillus bidgolensis encodes:
- a CDS encoding cell division FtsA domain-containing protein, whose protein sequence is MRRLNIALVDIGAGTSDIAITDLGTVTAYGMVPVAGVEVTESLSDHFLLDFPDAEIVKKELTTEKEINIIDILGMETTNSYEEVLQPNAKWKASQGSYAC, encoded by the coding sequence ATGAGAAGGCTTAATATTGCCTTAGTCGACATAGGTGCAGGCACTTCTGACATTGCCATTACCGATTTAGGCACTGTTACTGCTTATGGGATGGTTCCTGTTGCAGGAGTTGAAGTTACCGAGTCATTAAGTGATCATTTCCTGCTTGACTTTCCCGATGCGGAAATAGTTAAAAAAGAATTAACCACAGAAAAAGAAATTAACATTATCGATATTTTGGGGATGGAAACAACGAATTCTTATGAAGAAGTTTTGCAGCCTAACGCTAAATGGAAAGCCTCCCAAGGCAGTTATGCTTGTTAG
- a CDS encoding YtxH domain-containing protein, whose amino-acid sequence MSDMNTKDFVIGTLIGGIIGACSALMLAPKSGKELRGDLTEGAQSAREKTSEFTTNAYEKGSEWATLAREKSSDLARNVSDQSTQLYDRVKEATSNVKSLNGNEEKTADELADELSNDLDEAEEEMSESVKEDVTELQTSVEQQANR is encoded by the coding sequence ATGTCAGATATGAATACGAAGGATTTTGTAATAGGGACTCTTATTGGCGGAATAATTGGAGCATGTTCTGCATTAATGCTGGCTCCAAAATCAGGAAAAGAGCTAAGGGGCGATTTAACAGAAGGTGCCCAATCTGCCCGTGAAAAAACGAGTGAATTTACTACAAACGCGTATGAAAAAGGGTCAGAATGGGCTACATTGGCTAGAGAAAAATCTTCAGATCTTGCAAGAAATGTCTCGGATCAATCTACTCAGCTCTATGACCGTGTGAAAGAAGCAACCTCTAATGTGAAATCCTTAAATGGAAACGAAGAGAAAACGGCTGATGAGTTAGCTGATGAGCTTTCAAATGATTTAGATGAAGCTGAAGAAGAAATGTCTGAAAGTGTGAAAGAGGACGTCACAGAATTGCAAACATCCGTAGAGCAGCAAGCCAACCGATAA
- a CDS encoding DUF948 domain-containing protein produces the protein MEIIYISVFIVALSIAALAVYVIKTLKAATGTMERVSLTLERFETQMQGITKESEQLVQKTNIIAEDVQHKTESLNGLFASLKNVGDSLDSINHSFRDMSETVSRQSKQQSEQVAQAIQWGNAAIDLYAKWQTKKQEKEEKRKENSYSTGG, from the coding sequence ATGGAAATCATCTACATAAGTGTATTTATTGTAGCATTATCTATAGCAGCGCTTGCCGTTTATGTGATTAAAACGTTAAAAGCAGCAACGGGTACCATGGAAAGAGTATCATTAACCCTAGAACGCTTTGAAACTCAAATGCAGGGAATTACAAAAGAATCTGAACAGTTAGTTCAAAAAACCAATATTATAGCAGAAGATGTACAGCATAAAACCGAATCATTGAACGGTTTGTTTGCATCTCTTAAAAATGTTGGAGACTCGCTTGATTCTATTAACCACTCTTTTCGTGATATGTCTGAGACAGTATCCCGCCAATCTAAACAGCAGTCTGAACAAGTAGCTCAAGCCATTCAGTGGGGTAATGCAGCAATTGACCTTTATGCAAAATGGCAAACGAAAAAGCAGGAAAAAGAGGAAAAACGAAAAGAAAATTCTTATTCTACAGGAGGGTGA
- the murC gene encoding UDP-N-acetylmuramate--L-alanine ligase: MTTYHFIGIKGSGMSALAQILHDMNLTVQGSDVEKRFFTQIPLENKGIPIYPFQKNNIKKDQTLIASAAYGEDNVEVKEAQELGIPVQRYPYFLGQFLEQFTSIAVAGSHGKTSTTGLLSHVLGAYKPTSYLIGDGTGKGEENSSFFVFEACEYRRHFLQYEPDYAIMTNIDFDHPDYFKDIDDVVSAFQKMATKVKKGIVACGDDEHLQTLNAPVPIMYYGIDGKYDFNADNIQYDENGTTFDVQIRGDRYGTFTIPGYGRHNVLNALGVIALCHYEEVPASVMKEQLASFPGVKRRFTEKKFGQQILVDDYAHHPTEIRATLESAQQKYPGREIVAVFQPHTFSRTQTFLDEFAESLKAADHVYLCDIFGSAREQKGSLTIEDLQDKIPGSAIISEEDIHQLTSHENGVLLFMGAGDIQKFQDAYEKSKTD, encoded by the coding sequence ATGACAACCTATCATTTTATAGGCATAAAAGGATCAGGAATGAGTGCGCTTGCTCAAATCCTTCATGATATGAATTTGACAGTACAGGGCTCCGATGTGGAAAAGCGTTTTTTTACGCAGATCCCTTTGGAAAATAAAGGAATACCTATTTATCCTTTTCAAAAAAACAACATAAAAAAAGATCAAACATTAATTGCTTCAGCTGCCTATGGTGAAGATAATGTAGAAGTTAAAGAGGCGCAAGAGCTTGGAATTCCAGTACAGCGCTACCCTTATTTTCTAGGGCAGTTTCTTGAACAATTTACATCTATAGCTGTTGCAGGTTCTCATGGAAAAACTTCTACCACCGGACTGCTTTCTCATGTTTTGGGTGCATACAAACCTACCTCCTACTTAATAGGAGATGGAACGGGAAAAGGTGAAGAAAACAGCAGTTTTTTTGTGTTTGAAGCTTGTGAGTACAGACGCCACTTTCTTCAATATGAGCCTGACTATGCGATCATGACGAATATAGATTTTGACCACCCCGATTACTTTAAAGATATCGATGATGTTGTCTCTGCGTTTCAAAAAATGGCAACAAAGGTAAAAAAAGGAATTGTGGCTTGTGGAGACGATGAACATTTGCAAACTTTGAATGCTCCCGTTCCCATTATGTATTATGGCATTGATGGGAAATATGATTTTAATGCAGACAATATTCAATACGATGAAAACGGCACAACATTTGATGTACAGATCCGTGGCGATCGGTATGGGACGTTCACTATTCCAGGATATGGAAGGCACAATGTGTTAAATGCTTTAGGAGTTATTGCACTCTGTCATTATGAAGAAGTTCCAGCTTCTGTAATGAAAGAACAGCTCGCTTCCTTTCCAGGGGTGAAACGGAGGTTTACGGAGAAAAAATTTGGACAGCAGATACTTGTAGATGATTATGCTCATCATCCTACCGAAATAAGAGCCACGTTGGAATCAGCTCAGCAAAAGTATCCCGGCCGGGAAATTGTAGCTGTGTTTCAACCGCACACTTTCTCAAGAACGCAAACATTTTTAGATGAGTTTGCAGAAAGTTTAAAAGCTGCTGATCACGTATATTTGTGTGATATATTTGGTTCTGCTCGGGAACAAAAAGGTTCCCTTACCATTGAAGACTTACAAGATAAAATTCCAGGATCTGCAATTATTTCAGAAGAAGATATTCATCAGCTCACTTCTCATGAAAATGGAGTTCTTCTATTTATGGGTGCAGGCGATATACAAAAGTTTCAGGATGCATACGAAAAAAGTAAAACCGATTAA